The DNA window CTGCCGACCAGTTTAACACATTAGCAGATATAGCTTCTTCGAGATCCAACCCCCAAACCTCGCAGTGAGGACTTCGGAGGCGACAGTGGGTTGATAATTTTCTAAGCACAAGGAAACCTTTAGGCGATTTTTTTAAACTTTAAAGGAGGTTCCATTATGCTCGAAAACCATGTTAACGGATTTTGAACCTGTTGTACTACTGCTTCTTTCTCTCGCAAGTCAAAGTGGAAGATGTAGACGCGACCCATTTTCCACTCGCAAAGTCACTTTTTCAGGTCGCGCAGGTATCCGACCAGCTGATGCATCTTAGTGGAGGGGTTGTCGCTTCCCGACTCATCTGTATGGTTCTGCAAGCGACTGGCGTGTATCATGGCATCCGGCAGTCTTTCATTGAGGGAAGAGAAAAGGCCGCCCGTGCCCTTGTCGTAGCCGGAAATGTGTTTCTTCAGGGTTTTGATGACCGAGGCACAGATGGAACCAGACGGGCCGGTGGAACCGAACGCTTTGGTGGTATAGCCGAAATGCAAAAGGATCCAGACCTCAAAACAAGGTACCGACGTGATAGCCTGAATGGAATCCCCCTTACCCATTTTCGCCGTCCGGATTCTCTCCAGGGCCTCATTGTAGGTGGGGTGCCGGTCTTTATCAAAAACGCAGAAAACCCGATTGTACTTTCTTTCTTTTCGGTACTCGGTCAAGGCATAATCCACAACACTGCGTGGCGATGAGCCGCACTCGTCACCGGCAATTTTGATATTGGCGGTGCTCAGCTTGAAGGCATCACGAAGTTCCTGTAAATATTTCGGTTCTGTCTTGCCGCCTTCGCAAACGATCAACACCAGATCGTAGGCCTCACGCTTTTGTGCCTCCCGGCGCAGGGCATCGGCTTTCTTGGCCTTTCTCCGATGGAAGAGTTGATCCGCTGGTGCCATCAGAGGTTGGCCTCGCGGGTATAAGGCAAGGCTCCGTACCGGCCGCTCAAATATCCCTTCTGCAGGGCTTCACCCGCCCTG is part of the Desulfobulbaceae bacterium genome and encodes:
- a CDS encoding RloB domain-containing protein; its protein translation is MAPADQLFHRRKAKKADALRREAQKREAYDLVLIVCEGGKTEPKYLQELRDAFKLSTANIKIAGDECGSSPRSVVDYALTEYRKERKYNRVFCVFDKDRHPTYNEALERIRTAKMGKGDSIQAITSVPCFEVWILLHFGYTTKAFGSTGPSGSICASVIKTLKKHISGYDKGTGGLFSSLNERLPDAMIHASRLQNHTDESGSDNPSTKMHQLVGYLRDLKK